A window of Littorina saxatilis isolate snail1 linkage group LG7, US_GU_Lsax_2.0, whole genome shotgun sequence contains these coding sequences:
- the LOC138970386 gene encoding growth hormone secretagogue receptor type 1-like, producing MAHHADNTDDIITVTCGAVTSPSDVNNTSVPDLFLLLESEPMFIAASLLYKVGLVVVFVAGIVGNVMTLVIQHHIAGDSDTGLSVFISSLAVADSAMLAYSCASWYLLALNLLDPHDQRDSVCKIAYFLVYSLGLMPTWILVAMTLQRAASILFPHRVKAAWTARKAKVTVCVIVLASLALNSHMLYGRKLQTLPGGEQQCGYVSEEYRHVFEDVWPSVDSVLGIFLPFALLIGANVVLVNRVRRSVEEAKQSLATGSSRQQLQTREQKASNMTVTLICVSLAFLLLTLPLALYYVAKRKAGISIQPGATEYVREMADNAFAEAVCNILYLSNNAINFYIYILTGSRYREALKGMLGCRAAQCE from the coding sequence ATGGCCCATCACGCAGACAACACTGACGACATCATCACCGTGACGTGTGGAGCAGTGACGTCACCGAGTGATGTCAATAACACATCGGTCCCAGACCTCTTTCTTCTCCTGGAGTCAGAGCCCATGTTCATAGCGGCCTCTCTGCTGTACAAGGTGGGTctcgtcgtcgtcttcgtcgCGGGAATCGTCGGCAACGTGATGACGCTGGTGATCCAGCACCACATCGCGGGAGACTCGGACACTGGTCTGTCCGTGTTCATTTCGTCACTGGCCGTGGCCGACAGTGCCATGCTTGCCTACTCCTGCGCCAGTTGGTACCTCCTGGCCTTGAACCTCCTCGACCCGCATGATCAGCGAGATTCAGTCTGCAAGATCGCGTACTTCCTGGTGTACTCGCTGGGCCTGATGCCAACTTGGATCCTGGTGGCCATGACCCTGCAGCGCGCCGCCTCCATCCTCTTTCCTCACCGGGTCAAGGCTGCCTGGACGGCGCGCAAGGCCAAGGTGACGGTGTGCGTCATCGTGCTAGCCTCGCTCGCCCTCAACTCGCACATGTTGTACGGTCGCAAGCTGCAGACCCTGCCCGGCGGAGAGCAGCAGTGCGGCTACGTGTCTGAAGAATACCGCCACGTGTTCGAAGACGTCTGGCCCTCCGTAGACTCAGTCCTCGGCATCTTCCTCCCTTTCGCGCTCCTCATCGGCGCCAACGTCGTGCTGGTCAACCGGGTGAGGCGGTCAGTGGAAGAGGCCAAGCAGAGTCTGGCCACGGGCAGCAGCAGGCAGCAGCTACAGACCAGAGAGCAGAAAGCGTCCAACATGACCGTCACGCTCATCTGTGTGTCCTTGGCCTTCCTCTTGCTGACGTTACCGCTTGCTCTTTACTATGTTGCGAAGCGCAAGGCGGGGATATCGATCCAGCCAGGAGCCACTGAATACGTCAGAGAAATGGCCGACAACGCTTTCGCCGAGGCCGTGTGCAACATTCTGTACTTGAGCAACAACGCTATTAATTTCTACATCTACATCCTGACCGGAAGTCGCTATAGGGAAGCGCTGAAGGGTATGCTGGGATGTCGTGCTGCTCAGTGTGAATGA
- the LOC138970228 gene encoding mucin-5AC-like has translation MQSEAFPSASTVTIRSDDLVSVYAYQFFASNGTASFLDAALIEPITRLGLRYFIVTPPTQVSQPSGQQGVNFFHITASQDDTNVTIVGLNATVQCGHLSNPGANTTTTLQRLGMTSCSTNETDLTGVVIEADKPVAVSSGIVRGSLEGCMDTNLDHVWALLPPVEKWAKEFFIFPTPGKSEDDPLDIYHIVTSKAKTYVTINDGEHVIRLNTSFSWVAVNTNQSSGVVEWDKAPLDTNRFYHIQADNPFLVVKTARQLPCDACMLTLTAANRFAQILTFALPDTSEWKGQQNYAFYLTIITLSHQADDITLNGVKLSESNATVNWTRINDYSPVVGGHLTLPMTSDVYTLSSVTGDSILFAYLTGGKKYRKLCFAVGDGVASVDDETTTSQSYTSQSQANQVTTTNSVTDTSISSTPSSSVAQAQESTSQDSPLQESTSQDTPLQESTSQDSPLQESTSQDSPLQESTSQDSPPQESTSQVNPLQESTSQVNPLQESTSQVNPLQESTSSQVSPLQESSTETSFFTQSTTGEVTAQSHSTSVSVTTATSTSTVWMSTLSTTPGPSNTAVKPAELIRKCQCVRKEMSPAEKQEAKEAADAAIEEIKSDLTVDTGNLSATVRKVTSAPDARTSSAVMGSTAIVMTCLMFCVPMLFDVITLVMWLCRVKGNNRRLLFPDGCHNNETLRKRQFFGIFEQRLIVLVAVLRTAGNGS, from the exons ATGCAGTCAGAAGCCTTCCCCTCGGCCAGCACTGTCACGATACGGTCAGACGATCTGGTCAGCGTCTACGCCTACCAGTTCTTCGCATCCAACGGCACCGCTTCCTTCCTGGACGCTGCTCTCATCGAACCTATCACTCGGCTAGGACTTAGATATTTCATCGTCACGCCTCCCACCCAGGTGTCTCAACCCTCCGGGCAGCAAGGGGTCAACTTTTTCCACATCACCGCCTCGCAGGACGATACCAACGTGACCATCGTTGGCTTGAATGCGACGGTTCAGTGCGGACACCTGTCTAACCCCGGAGCGAACACGACCACCACCCTGCAGAGACTGGGGATGACGAGTTGCAGCACTAACGAGACGGATCTGACGGGGGTGGTGATCGAGGCTGACAAACCTGTTGCAGTCAGCAGCGGGATCGTTCGAGGCTCGCTGGAAGGCTGCATGGACACTAACCTGGACCACGTATGGGCGCTGCTCCCCCCTGTGGAGAAATGGGCCAAAGAGTTCTTTATCTTCCCCACCCCTGGCAAATCCGAAGACGACCCCCTCGACATTTACCACATCGTGACTTCTAAAGCCAAAACCTACGTCACTATCAACGATGGCGAACACGTGATCAGGTTGAACACGTCGTTTTCCTGGGTGGCTGTGAACACCAATCAAAGTTCCGGGGTGGTGGAGTGGGACAAGGCTCCCCTGGACACGAATCGTTTCTATCACATCCAAGCGGACAATCCATTCTTGGTGGTCAAAACGGCGCGTCAGCTCCCGTGTGACGCATGCATGCTGACCCTGACCGCGGCCAACCGCTTTGCACAGATCTTGACCTTTGCCCTTCCGGACACGTCCGAGTGGAAGGGTCAACAGAATTACGCGTTCTACCTGACCATCATCACACTGAGTCACCAAGCGGACGACATCACACTCAACGGAGTCAAGCTGTCTGAGAGCAATGCCACAGTCAACTGGACACGA ATCAACGATTACTCGCCGGTTGTGGGAGGTCACCTAACGCTTCCCATGACGTCAGATGTGTACACCCTGAGTTCCGTGACGGGCGATTCAATCTTGTTCGCCTACCTCACTGGAGGGAAAAAATACCGCAAACTGTGCTTTGCCGTTGGAGACGGTGTTGCGAGTGTG GATGATGAAACGACGACATCACAAAGCTACACGTCACAATCCCAGGccaaccaggtcacaacaaccaACAGTGTCACCGACACCTCCATCAGTTCCACGCCATCTTCTTCCGTCGCTCAGGCCCAAGAATCTACCAGTCAAGACAGCCCTCTACAAGAATCTACCAGTCAAGACACCCCTCTACAAGAATCTACCAGTCAAGACAGCCCTCTACAAGAATCTACCAGTCAAGACAGCCCTCTACAAGAATCTACCAGTCAAGACAGCCCTCCACAAGAATCTACCAGTCAAGTCAACCCTCTACAAGAATCGACCAGTCAAGTCAACCCTCTACAAGAATCTACCAGTCAAGTCAACCCTCTACAAGAATCTACCAGTAGTCAAGTCAGCCCTCTACAAGAATCTTCAACTGAAACGAGTTTTTTTACTCAGAGCACCACAGGAGAGGTTACTGCCCAAAGCCATTCGACAAGTGTATCCGTAACAACAGCTACAAGCACAAGTACTGTTTGGATGTCGACTCTCTCCACGACTCCCGGCCCGTCGAACACCGCTGTGAAGCCTGCTGAGCTGATTCGCAAATGCCAATGTGTGAGGAAAGAAATGAGTCCCGCTGAGAAGCAAGAAGCGAAA gaagcagcgGACGCAGCCATTGAGGAAATCAAGTCGGATCTCACGGTGGACACAGGTAACCTGAGCGCCACAGTCCGAAAAGTGACCAGTGCCCCTGATGCCCGAACGTCCAGCGCCGTCATGGGCTCCACGGCCATTGTGATGACCTGCCTCATGTTCTGTGTGCCCATGCTCTTTGACGTCATCACTTTGGTCATGTGGCTGTGCCGCGTCAAGGGGAACAACCGCCGA ctTCTGTTCCCagacggctgccacaacaatgagaCACTGCGCAAACGGCagttttttggcatctttgagcagcgcCTGATCGTACTGGTAGCCGTCCTcaggacggctgggaacggaagctag